One window from the genome of Faecalibacterium sp. HTF-F encodes:
- a CDS encoding phage terminase large subunit: MSTQEARAPVVWRPQPRQAEFMRRPEPEALYGGAAGGGKSDALIIEALRQVHIPHYRALILRKTYPQLSDLVDKSQMYYRRAFPQAQYNATTHVWNFPSGAKIYFGSMQYTKDRTNYQGKAFDFIGFDELTHFEWEEYSYMMSRNRPTGPGTRVYMRATTNPGGIGHGWVKARFITPAPPGTPIVEEYTVRLPDGTEQKLQRSRVFIPSSIFDNPALLANDPGYLASLASMPEAEKQALLYGSWDSFSGQVFTEWRNDPAHYQDQRWTHVIAPFTIPKHWTIYRGFDFGFSKPFSVGWYAADEDGRLYRIRELYGCTGRPNEGLRIDPVEQARRIREAEQNDPLLRGRVIHGIADPAIFDESRGESIAAMMERAPGFLHWAPGDHTRLAGKMQFHYRLNFDTDGRPMLQVFNTCKHFIRTIPNLVYDESNVEDIDTRQEDHIYDECRYVLMENPISPPCRCAAPPLQDDPLELHKQARFYRI, translated from the coding sequence ATGAGCACACAGGAAGCAAGAGCGCCGGTGGTCTGGCGGCCACAACCCAGACAGGCCGAGTTCATGCGCCGCCCGGAGCCGGAAGCGCTGTACGGCGGTGCGGCAGGCGGCGGAAAAAGCGATGCGCTCATCATTGAAGCGCTGCGGCAGGTGCATATCCCACACTACCGGGCGCTGATCCTGCGCAAGACCTACCCGCAGCTTTCCGATCTGGTGGACAAAAGCCAGATGTACTACCGCAGGGCTTTTCCGCAGGCGCAGTACAACGCCACCACCCATGTGTGGAACTTCCCCAGCGGGGCAAAAATCTATTTTGGCTCCATGCAGTACACCAAGGACCGCACCAACTATCAGGGCAAGGCCTTCGATTTTATCGGCTTTGACGAGCTGACCCACTTTGAATGGGAAGAGTACAGCTACATGATGAGCCGCAACCGTCCCACCGGCCCGGGCACCCGGGTGTACATGCGGGCCACCACCAATCCCGGCGGCATCGGCCACGGGTGGGTGAAGGCAAGGTTCATCACGCCGGCACCACCCGGTACGCCCATTGTGGAGGAATACACAGTCAGGCTGCCGGACGGCACCGAGCAGAAACTGCAGCGCTCGCGGGTGTTCATCCCGTCCAGCATCTTTGATAACCCCGCCCTGCTGGCCAACGATCCCGGCTACCTTGCAAGCCTTGCCAGTATGCCGGAGGCGGAAAAGCAGGCCCTGCTCTATGGCAGCTGGGACAGCTTCAGTGGTCAGGTGTTTACCGAGTGGCGCAACGACCCGGCCCATTATCAGGATCAGCGCTGGACGCATGTCATCGCACCCTTCACCATCCCGAAGCACTGGACCATCTACCGGGGGTTCGATTTTGGCTTCTCGAAGCCCTTCTCGGTGGGGTGGTACGCTGCGGATGAGGACGGGCGGCTCTACCGTATCCGGGAGCTGTACGGCTGCACGGGCCGCCCCAACGAGGGCCTGCGTATCGACCCGGTGGAACAGGCCCGGCGCATCCGGGAGGCAGAGCAGAACGACCCTCTGCTGCGGGGCAGGGTGATCCACGGCATTGCTGACCCGGCCATCTTTGATGAGAGCCGCGGCGAGAGCATTGCTGCCATGATGGAGCGGGCACCCGGCTTTTTGCACTGGGCCCCCGGCGACCACACCCGTCTGGCCGGAAAGATGCAGTTCCACTACCGGCTGAACTTTGACACGGACGGCAGGCCGATGCTGCAGGTCTTCAACACCTGCAAACACTTCATCCGCACCATCCCGAACCTTGTGTACGATGAGAGCAATGTGGAGGACATCGACACCCGGCAGGAGGATCACATCTATGACGAGTGCCGCTATGTGCTGATGGAAAATCCCATCAGTCCACCCTGCCGCTGCGCTGCGCCGCCCCTGCAGGACGACCCGCTGGAGCTGCACAAACAGGCAAGATTTTACAGAATTTAA
- a CDS encoding N4-gp56 family major capsid protein, producing the protein MNHTFNIQLFAENLNTTATMSQEMKTFYEKRLIDQAEPRLVHDQFADYYPVPQNGGKTIEFRKYDSLPKASTPLTEGVTPNGQTLNVTTITSDLHQYGGWTPLTDVLQMTAIDNNVVQATRVLASQAGRTMDSITRDVLAGGTNVIYAPKLAADGAETAVTSRKALDKTCTLTPKLFFQAAAQLGAMNADPIGDSYIAIIHPYAAYDLKTSKEFIEVHKYADPDTMFRGEIGKLGNIRFIETSEAKIWKDDTCPTGLAVFGTLVLGAHAYGVTELEGGGLEHIVKQLGYGDDPLNQRASVGWKGMRAAERLVEQYMVRIESASSYSASAAAN; encoded by the coding sequence ATGAACCACACTTTCAACATCCAGCTGTTTGCCGAGAACCTGAACACCACCGCGACCATGTCGCAGGAAATGAAGACCTTCTACGAGAAGCGTCTCATCGATCAGGCTGAGCCGCGTCTGGTGCACGACCAGTTTGCGGACTACTACCCGGTGCCCCAGAACGGCGGCAAGACCATCGAGTTCCGCAAGTATGACAGCCTGCCCAAGGCGTCCACTCCGCTGACCGAGGGCGTGACCCCCAATGGCCAGACCCTGAACGTGACCACCATTACCAGCGACCTGCACCAGTACGGCGGCTGGACCCCGCTGACCGATGTACTGCAGATGACTGCCATCGACAACAATGTGGTGCAGGCCACCCGTGTGCTGGCAAGTCAGGCGGGCCGCACCATGGACAGCATCACCCGCGATGTGCTGGCAGGCGGCACCAACGTCATCTATGCGCCCAAGCTGGCGGCAGATGGTGCCGAGACTGCTGTGACCAGCCGCAAGGCGCTGGACAAGACCTGCACCCTGACCCCGAAGCTGTTCTTCCAGGCGGCGGCACAGCTGGGTGCCATGAATGCGGACCCCATCGGCGACAGCTACATCGCCATCATCCACCCCTATGCCGCCTACGACCTCAAAACCAGCAAGGAGTTCATTGAGGTGCACAAGTACGCCGACCCGGACACCATGTTCCGCGGCGAGATCGGCAAGCTGGGCAATATCCGCTTTATCGAGACCAGCGAGGCCAAGATCTGGAAGGACGACACCTGCCCCACCGGTCTGGCTGTGTTCGGTACGCTGGTGCTGGGTGCCCATGCCTACGGTGTCACCGAGCTGGAGGGCGGCGGTCTGGAGCACATCGTCAAGCAGCTGGGCTACGGCGACGACCCGCTGAACCAGCGTGCTTCCGTGGGCTGGAAGGGCATGCGTGCGGCAGAGCGTCTGGTGGAGCAGTACATGGTGCGCATCGAGAGCGCATCCAGCTATTCCGCTTCGGCTGCTGCCAACTGA
- a CDS encoding chemotaxis protein: MGQIKQAKGLESLSRATDTLSTLLAQEVRELNARQKAAKKTGAADGSTIKGLKEATAVLKDLAAVAKTLNDQGTQTEGTGCGVVILPPVEEET; encoded by the coding sequence ATGGGGCAGATAAAACAGGCCAAAGGGCTGGAAAGCCTGAGCCGGGCCACCGACACCCTGAGCACCCTGCTGGCGCAGGAGGTCCGGGAGCTGAATGCCCGCCAAAAGGCAGCAAAGAAAACGGGCGCGGCAGACGGCAGCACCATCAAGGGCCTCAAGGAGGCCACGGCGGTGCTCAAGGATCTGGCCGCTGTGGCCAAGACCCTGAACGATCAGGGCACGCAGACAGAGGGCACAGGATGCGGCGTGGTGATCCTGCCGCCCGTGGAGGAAGAAACATGA
- a CDS encoding ribosomal-processing cysteine protease Prp: MMKVVYSEMDTPAGISCRLEAAGHAGYAPAGQDIVCAGASTVMQGLVCLLAGEESARSDAFDEPDGPRLAVQADAPCAEWVQGAFELAKACFALLAERYPENVRFADVSRRGEKSMMDLQLFAEGDAAPAPPALSEAQTRQAVASGTMKPGEAAPAVPAAPQPEPEARPEPPVQRPELPPLSGLACSTRTAVQGLHARWAAEEAAMRRSQPDFNLQKELRSPEMRRLMQLPGMRVQDAYRLTHYDENLRTAAQAVEQGVVERIQQRAARPTENGIRPGGAATVRPDVASMTRAQREALERRVLHGAQIEL, from the coding sequence ATGATGAAGGTTGTTTACAGCGAAATGGATACCCCGGCCGGGATCAGTTGCCGGTTGGAAGCTGCCGGTCACGCAGGCTATGCGCCTGCCGGGCAGGACATCGTATGCGCCGGTGCCAGCACCGTGATGCAGGGGCTTGTGTGCCTGCTGGCAGGCGAAGAGAGTGCCCGCAGCGATGCCTTTGACGAGCCGGACGGCCCGCGTCTGGCGGTGCAGGCAGACGCGCCCTGCGCAGAATGGGTGCAGGGTGCCTTTGAACTGGCCAAGGCCTGCTTTGCACTGCTGGCTGAGCGCTACCCGGAGAATGTCCGCTTTGCGGATGTGAGCCGCCGGGGCGAGAAGAGCATGATGGACCTGCAGCTCTTTGCAGAAGGAGATGCCGCTCCTGCGCCCCCGGCCCTGAGCGAAGCACAGACCCGGCAGGCAGTCGCTTCCGGCACCATGAAGCCCGGTGAAGCCGCACCTGCCGTGCCCGCTGCGCCCCAGCCGGAACCGGAAGCCCGGCCTGAGCCGCCCGTTCAGCGCCCGGAGCTGCCACCGCTGTCCGGCCTTGCCTGCAGCACCCGGACGGCAGTGCAGGGCCTGCACGCCCGCTGGGCGGCAGAAGAAGCGGCCATGCGCCGCAGCCAGCCGGACTTCAATTTGCAGAAGGAACTGCGCAGCCCGGAAATGCGCCGTCTGATGCAGCTGCCCGGGATGCGGGTGCAGGACGCCTACCGCCTGACCCATTACGATGAAAACCTGCGCACCGCTGCACAGGCGGTGGAACAGGGGGTGGTGGAGCGGATCCAGCAGCGCGCCGCACGGCCCACCGAAAACGGCATCCGTCCCGGCGGTGCGGCCACCGTCCGCCCGGACGTTGCCAGCATGACCCGCGCCCAGCGCGAAGCACTGGAACGCCGTGTGCTCCACGGAGCACAGATCGAACTGTAA